The sequence taaaataggtaaatatataaaagactgctttgtcataagaaaaaatgccgaaactcataattagacccactcgattgtaatacaatatcaatgatttaggctagctcttattgttctagaaattaggatgccaatttcattctatattcataatttgcatatgtactaagtttgatgcctgttttagtaattaggatgataagtttgtttcttcttcttttttttgccatacattgtaccgtgtacgatcattgcgcaataaagttcttctttccATGTATAGGTAGTGAGTTCTATCCCTGCCTGAGTCCTATCAGACACTTTAAAGATGCTACATAATACTGCTTTCTGTGCTTAGCAGTtggcactcagcactaatgaggaagagtatgggagttaaacaacATTACAACCAGTGAAAtaaccccctgctgtagtgtcatgcacaaatgtgtggcccaagggctacagagaTAGAGATGGGAATGGtgacccctaagcatctgttacagatgcacgGCAACTTAAACTTTAACTCCAAATAACCTATCGacagctactctccaagcagaggttaggctccggctgtttttttaacgtttttttagtcgtatttatcgggctttctattgttttattttatcttgctgtgtttggctggcgtacttcaagaaaaatgacaaaatagaaagcccgataaaaacgactaaaaaaacagctggagcctaacctctgcttggaaagtatcGACAGCAGTTACTTACCAAACAGCAGACTGACGCGCTGCTATCACCCAGCGTACGAAGGACACTTCGTTCCCTCTgtgggggtctgcatggggggttccaGCAAAGCTTTCATGCCTTACGCATTAATCGGAAATGTCCTCCATAATATCTTCAAAATTTcgaatttttaaaattttgatttttagattttagaatttttttaagattttgaaatttagcattttcaaaattttgaattttcaaaatttaggtaggtacatgtaacgttaggtactctctctctctctctgtcagtcagtcttttccagactatgacaaggtacaatgtaggtaggtatttttttttttttttttcatagactTTGGCTAAAACTCTAGAGATGCAATGCGGTTTAACAAAGTTAAACTaaaagtcacattttcaaaGTCAATGTTTAATGTTCAATGAGCATAATGGTACATAATTTGTGAATAACAAGTTTGACTTGAAACCCCGTGACTCCATTACCCACCCAAAAAAGGGCAGtttttttctagggtaggtcggaAAAgaggaaacacaatatttttccctaggcctaaggGTTAACAATACCTTGTGCTCTTGAAAATTCTATACCATTTATGCCCCAATGGATCTGTACAGTCATGTGCTTATTTACTTAGGCTGAGAGGCAAAATGCTATTTACATTCTTAGTcttcttttgtgtattttcatgtacagttttgttCAGGCCCAACTTAAACAAGTCTAGCCAGTctcgtcagaaaatgacgtcagtAACTATGGCAACGGAACGGGCCGGCGACTtgccaatctccaagcagatgtatggatCCTACTCATTCTCATTGTTTTACGCCTTCTGTTGCAAATTTGAGTTCTttttttaagtgtttttttAACGATCTAgaattgtatttttatgtattcGCTTCCCCTGCGAAAAGAGTACCAaatgtgcaaaaaaaacaaaatcaggCGTAAAACACTAAGAATgcacctcacatctgcttggagactcaGTTGTCAGCGCCCCTGTTCCTCTTCAGTAGCGGATGCCACCAGTGACACTCTCCGATATGCCCACAACTATTTGGCATCTTCTCGGACCGACCTGGCCTTGGCTGACAAAAACGGCACCAAGGCTCAGCTCGTGCGCTTCGCGGGCTGACACCAGGACTGCCTTCGCGGTTTGGCGCCAGGAATAGTTCGAGGTCCGGCTCTTGTTTGGCCAACTGCGCCCGGCGCTGGCAGGGTGCTGAGGAGAGAGGAAACTGTGGATGAAATATCGCCAGCAGTGCAGGGAGAAACTCGCGAGGCAGGAACACAGCGATCCACATGACGCCATACCTGCCACAGTAGTGGCACTAGTGCCCAGCTATCAGTGCTCAAAAACGTCTGTCAGTAAAAATGCGCTCCGCTGGACGACTGTTTCGGAGCTGGGACGCGTCTTTGGTGATATTTCTGGCAACTTGGTTGCTCCCTTCCGCACACGTGCAGTCGATGTCTTATTTTGATGAGGAGACCTTTGACAGGTACGTGTTGGAACACCTGAGTCTATACCAGACTCCTGCCTAGCTAAATAGTAATAGGGCACTTTGGCctagttaggaataaaagtcgaGTAGGAGTTCATTCAAAACGATTGGGACCCCACTGGCCTAAACGTGGCCTATAGCCACATCCCATGTGAACTATGGAAGCACAGCACACTAGAGGCAACCATGGTCCCCGGCCCtcttgatgaggatgggactaggtgaggtgaggtgaggtgaggagttCATTGGCCTTGGatctaggagtgaactgactggCCGGCTACACTTCGAAATactgactgagatcccatggccactagcctggataccagaccccagcccgctCTCCAAAATATCTATATATCCCTACAcgataattttttttagatcaggctggggtctggtatccagactaCATGGCAACTTTATTTGTCCTagttggccaaattcttctttttgtcatccagctgacacgtctacTTCGAGACTAGGAACATCTTATCCATGCAAGAAATCTAGCCTTCAAACACAAATTAGAGCGTGCGTAAAGATTGCGTTTTGTCGTGAAACGTTTAAACATTAAAAGCTTACGCATGACGGATCCTTTAACAGAGGGGATTATGTCGGAGTAATGTTTACAGAGCTACGTCACGTAACTGCCAAAGCGTCATTTGTGCCATCGGTAAGCTTGTCTTGAGGTAAACATAAAAATTCCGTGCGCTTCTTTCGAATCCTCTTTTCACCTTATAAGATATGTCTTTCTCAAAAGGTCGAAACACCTCTTGACATTGGTCATAGTTTTTGGTTGAAAACAGTCGCTGGTCAACagatctactctccaagcagaggttaggctccggctgttttctagtcgttttcatcgggctttctattttgtattgtatcttgtattatcaaacctaacaatacaagatacaatacaaatagAATGCCCAATAAAGGCGACTAaaaaaacctctgcttggagagtaaacagATCTAGTTCAGtgttcagtgtcactgacaaaatgtaGTGGATGCCACCTGAAACGCCTGAGCGGTTCCTAATTGTATCCAGTCGTTTCAGTAACTGTTACTTTGTGTATCTCTTGGCCACGATGTTCACATTTTGCTTGAGAGATGATGTtgatcagggttggacaagtgcactagccctattgtcaaGGGCAAGGgaaagtgctgatcaggcaaaTAAGATTTTTccaatgagtgagattttggtacacttgttactttttacagtcatgaaaTGAAGCAATGATCAACATACAACAATAGAGGCAatgataagaattccattgctggaagtgaaaatgcatataacaATGAAATTTGTATTTTGGCCGAGTGAACAGCtggtttgggcaagtacattttgtatgtactttcctgatagtttgtttgtttttagtttccttgaattttagaaaacttgtccaaaccTTTTGATATTAGCTGGTAGCTAGAATGCATCACCTCTGCGCCCTGTACTTTCCTTTGTTGAAAAAACGATGTTCACATTTCAGTGATCCTGATCATCTGAGATGCCCAGAGGATAAGATCATCACGGAGGTGTATCCATGTGCAGACAGGGACGGCAACAAAGTGGCAAAATGTTTCAGGTAACAttgggtcacctttatccgtggggtaacctatatccgttgtgtttaaaAATAAGGTATTTGGGATCGTTAAGTCAAAAGACGGTAGTTTcacactgcaatattttgaaaatatttcaatttgaaacctaCGTCCCTATTTACACAGATTTTACAACAACGAATTTaggctaccccacggataaagattAACAAATGTTAACATTGTATCCTTCTTAGAGGGATGGAATGAGGGTGGTAGGAATTGAAGAAgggaggagggagatggctaaCGAACGTATTAgtttaaatgatttttaaaaatcaaactCATTCCATGTTCAAACTACCATCTAGTCTTCCAAATGTTTCAGCGAACCATGTGTCCTTTTTATAAGGATGGAGGGAGGGTAGTAGGAAGATTACGTATccgttttttcttcaaattcattGCATGTTCAAACTACCATCTAGTCTtccaaaccaaaacaaaaccgtatacaataaaaataacaaaactaaaCATACTACGGTTTGCATGGAACACAAAAGAAAGAATGATAACACGAAATTTGTACCAGATGAAACAAATAATCGGACACTGAAGCAGTTAATTTAATAATGTATTTAAAACGGTAAACGTTTGCTTCTTATCCATATCAATCAATTGTAATTGTGACAGGTATCGCTGTACACTgtctttacacacacacacacatacacacacacacatacacacacacacacatgcacacactcatacacaaacacacatacgcgcgcgcgcgcgcacacacacacacacgcacgcatgcacatACAGCCCAACACATacgcacaacacacacacacacacacacacacacacacacacacacacacacacacacatacaacacatacacacacacacacagaccataCACACATANNNNNNNNNNNNNNNNNNNNNNNNNNNNNNNNNNNNNNNNNNNNNNNNNNNNNNNNNNNNNNNNNNNNNNNNNNNNNNNNNNNNNNNNNNNNNNNNNNNNCAAACAGTTCTGAACTCGGTTGGGACTGCCTTCAGTCAGTACAAAGTGCGTGCACTAACGCAGTTTGGCTGGTCCTGCTACTGTTAGGACATGCCGTTTACTCTGTAGCAGAGAAAACACTCGGCGTTGTGTATAAAACATGGGCGGGAAGGTTGGAGGCCAGAGTCAGGGGTCGGCAGGCGGTATGTGTTGTGGGGAAATACTGTAtgtgttctccaagcagaggttgggtagcGGGGATTACGTAGTAGTGGCTGGGATGCGaggggagcgagccggtaaaaatcccggcgactaggggtgggtacaggtacgtCTACCGGTACACTCTTGGTTAGAGTATTTAGTAGTAGAAAACTCCAGTAGAAGTTAGATACTCCGTCAAACAGATTCCTCTGTAGAAAATTTGAACatagttttgagtatcacccattcacaagttttcacatttagccaggttcaggtctggacctggacctgatcctctggacctggacctggaccgtgtctgtacctgaattttcatAGAATACCTATTGGCTATTCTTGAATGGACGGTTGACAAGACAGCGGAACAAAGATGAAACATTCCAATGCCTCATGCCAAGACCAATGAGGTTATCTGATATAACATCCTTGCCAAGCCTAAACCTGAAGCCAAAGTTTCAATAATCGAAATACTATTTTGATTTGGTGTTAGTGTCACAGATCGCCTCTGTTTAATTGGCGTGGATATGCCGACTTCAAGGAACGACTTAGgcagacaaaatacacaaaagccTTGTGCCAAGGCTACAGCTGAACCCAATTTGAAAGTTATTCTAGTTTCAATCATCTAACAGTTAAATACTATCTGGGTTTGACACAACTGTGTCACAGATATCCTCTTCTTGGCAGAGACTTGGGGGAAAAGCGTACACGATACTGGGAAGATAAAAAGGCTGCAGACATAGGCTTAAAATGTATGTCAACACGCCGGGTATCGTTTACTCAAGGGTAATGGGGGGATGATTTAGGGGCGACAATCTAGAACTTGTGTAACttgccaagtgggtagagtgttcgccttgcattcggcaGGTCGTGcgtttgatccccggccgagtcataccaaagactttaaaaatggcacatgctgctttctctgcttagcactgagcactaatgaggaagagtatgagaacttaaacacacatcacttccAGCGTACTAGCCCCCTGATGTAGTGGCTTTCACAATTGTGTGGCCAAGGGTAACAGAAATgaagatgggcgccacccctaagcatccgcacagatgtacgggcaacttaaacttgaacttgatacaGACCTTGGTAATGAACTTCGCGATTTCAAGTGTGTTATTTAGTTGTGCTTGAATGGAATGTCATTCTGGATGCAGCTTTAAAGGGAACTATCCTTGGTATGAAGGGGATCTTTAAGCAATCGAGCAATAAAGATGGGAAGGAGAAGAAGtgaagagagagaaagggacaGAGAGGAAGAACCGAAAAATCGGATATTCAGAAACAGAATGGGAGcaagaaaagagagagaaagagggagagggagaaggagagagagagagaaggaaacGAAATTTGGAAATAAGACTTATGATGGAACGACAAACATTCCCAGTCGAGCGCTAAGAACATAAGAAAGAGAGTTCGAGCGGAGGAGGGAAAGTGGGGGGAGGGGAGCGACAGATGTAGAGAGAGGAGGACAAGTAAAATCTGGACAAAGCATTTAGCTAATCGATTACTCACGAGTTTAGAAGACGAGAggaggagaaaaaaacaaagacagacagaaaaacggaacaaagaaagagaaagacgaaagaaagaaagagagagagagcgaaaagataaagaaagaaaaaagaaagaaagaaaaaaagaaagggaaaaataaagaaagaaagagaaagaaagagagaaaagaagGGAAGGAaaggaataaatgaaataaaaagaaatggaaTGGAAGGGAGGACTGaggaaataaaaagaaagaaagaaggaaggaaggaaagctTACCACAAAGCGACGTCGACGGAGCCCCCCACCCCACTCCATGTCAGCCAACCCTCCCCCCACCCCATGTCagacccccaccccaccccatgTCAGCCCCTCACCCCACCCAtgtcagcccccctccccagcccatgtcagcccccccccctccccacccatgtCAGCCCCACCACCCCACCCCAGCCCAtgtcagcccccctccccacccatgtcagcccccctccccaccccacgtCAGCAGACTTACATCGCTGTCAGCTCCGGCATGTCTGGGCCGCGGTCCAGAGCTGGGTTTGACAGACAGGAAGGTAAACGGCGAGCGACCCATCACGAGGAAATGTCTCCCGAGTGAAAAGTCAAACATTCCACTGCCTGATAGATGTTTCTAACACGTAACTGCGCCGGTTTACCTTTGCCACCCTCGGCACAGACTCAAGCGGCACAGAGCAAAGTCACCGATAAATCTTCTTGCAGATTACTATGTAGAAGAGCCTCAAATCCAAAGGCTTGGGGTTCAATCCTTAGCAATAAGAATCATCTTTTGGAGTCGAATCTGTTGAGATTTTACTACAAAAAGAAGCTCGTTTTCAAAATAAGTGAACTGACAGGCAAAGCAATACCGTACAACattaggtaacgttatatattgaagtaagaactttattgcacatttttccaACCGAACAAAGCATGTCAAAGTATCATATAGAAAGTATCACAGCATTCCTCTCAAATCTTGGTAATGGTAccggtgaaaatgtaggactgtgtGGGTTTAGCAACAgtcagtttgtcaaaacgcatgaggaatataaattttCAGTGATGCTCATAACGTTATGTCTTAAGTGGAATTTTAttagaaactagaaaggccgacatttgcttgagagcaaatacagcatatttcagccatctccctccccatgcaacaataggctatttcaaaatcacccatttgaaaaatcacttttactaatgacggtttaacccaaaaatgagtcttacaaaattcccccgttcaagaatggactccagtgcaccctatgtgaatttgcacaatagaccagtccagaaatactcccactgaaaccttggccttttgaataagaaaccaaatccaaaattgaatttagcaaaaaaggtcccagtgcataaaaaggtataatagaccagtctaaaaacacttccactaaaattgaattttgaatcatcacccgttcaaaactgaattcgaaaaaatcccccttccgtgtgcaaaaaatggactcttccatgtaaagtagagcagtccaaaaatacatccgctaaaataggactttgacataatcactgaagtccaaaaaatggatttaaaaaaaagccccctctatgcaagaatggactcttccagaacacccatgtaaaattgcaaattagaccagtccaaaaataaccctactgaaagactttgacaaactagaagtcaccaaagtccaaaatatgaattttgaaaaatcccccctccgtgcgagaatagactcttccagcacacattctgtaaaattgcaaaatagacctgtccaaaaatgcatccactgaaagacttcaccagtccaatgatgaatttaaaaaaaaaaaggaacccctccgtgtaagaatggactcttccagataacaccgggctcgctgattggctgccaccccccctctttaggatatagattcaggctaagtgattggttacctatctaattagattaaatagacatatatgccagtaggtccaatctgcagctgggggtcaacgaccttaaggtcattgacccctctggctattggaaaatgacaaaaaaatccccaaatatatcattttgacgtagtctatgacaaaaattatacatgtgtcatttgaataaatatctagtgcacccttttaccaaaatttaggtcatttggttttaaaaccagagcacaatagccaaaagtgtactttttggtcataaaatggccaaataatcgcaaaattgagcattttattgtaccgtatgcctcaagtgttattgaatccatgtgcgcatatgtctagggcactcctatactaaatttcaggtcatccggttctaaaaccaaggtacaggagccaaaagtgtccttttttggtataaaaatgacaaaaaaatcgcaaaaataagtatttggttatactgtacaccaaaactgatattgaatctatatgggggacttatcaaggcacatctgtaccaaatttcagctcattcggttataataccagggtacagggggcccaaatatacagttttggtcttaagatgaccaaaaaaccttaataaaatcatttaagagacagatatggaaaaaatgaaaaaaacgtccgagggtattggcccactctacccttgtgccaaatttcaagtcattcggttgaggaacaagggagatactgtgttctgaagatttgacaggagaaagaaagaaagaaagaaagaaagaaagaaacattacgaatacaatatatttcaccatacctatggtatggctgaaatataatgatatataacTATAAATAGGAGGATTTTTATAACGTTAGCATGCAGAGTACAATTTGCGATAAAATACAATTCATCTTCTCCTGTGTTTGAGTTACACTGAGAGCTGAGGCATACATACAACATAAACTTTCCCGCCTCTCCTAAGCACGCTCATGAACTGTTTACATTCTTTCAAGTTTCGTTTATTTCTTCTTTCGTTTCATGGATGATTGGGGTGACTTTGAACTCCCATTTAACCCGCGGGTGGTTGTTGCTTCTCCTTTGTCCCAAAACAAACTTTGGCGTGAAGTTCAGAGTCGGACACTTGACCTCGGTTACGCAGCAACTGCCCCGCATCGCTGAGAGCGTCTTGCCAAACCACTTCTGTACCGTGTGTTTACGAAATAGTAGCTACATCTGTGAGGATGTGGATGGATTTGTTGACGTTGTTGACTTTGGCTCTGTTGTTAAACCCATGGCCACGAGTCCACGAAGGTACTGTCGTGTGGTATAACGGCAGAGTTTGGACTCAGAAACAAAGGGTCCCAGGTATGaatcaccgatcttgtgccctttggaagCTTAAAGGCACTTgccacgactttcctcactcaacttagagtaaaaatgggtacctgacttcggttggggaggtaaaagactacctttacctgctgaatgtacttgtatgtggcaatattgaaatattgtactaacttgagtgtagtgccacattgtcctgtcgcgaagcaaaaagaaaaaaagaaaactatgtACAGCAGGGGCATCCTAGATAGCTGAGAACTCCCCATTGTCCTGTCACTGTGTTGGCCGAGGGCgtcaaaactacattttttaaatctcatTGAGAACTCATCCATTTTGTTGTTTACTTTCAGGCGCAGGTGCTGCCCGGGTTATCACTACGTGCTCGGACGCTGCGTGTCTGAAGGTAATGGGAATGAAAgactgagtgaatgaatgaatgaatgaatgaatgaatgaatgaatgaatgaatgaatgaatgaatgaatgaatgaatgaatgaatgaatgaatgaatgaatgaatgaatgaatgcatgaatgaatgcatgaatgaatgccAATGCTGTGCATTTTGTGCACTGGTGTAAGTTAAGGTCACagcaaacatgttcaaaattgatACATAGAGGAACTTTAGCTTACATTCAATCGATCCAACTTTTCGCTTGTCTTGGTCACAGTAGAAATAAAAGCTGCTGCATTAGAAACCTTTGTCCACAGTgctcatgtaaaaaaaaacataggcGAATATGGTTAGTACAATTCTATGTAATATTTACTTTATAATGTCTATTATAGTATTATTCTACTTAAGTATGGCACAAAAAAACAATGTCACCgcccgggatcgaaccggggACCTTGCGCGTGTGAGGCGCACGTGATAACCACTACACTACGGTGACTGTTGAGTGAAGTGCCGACAACAACTGCCTCATCACTGCCGTTAATGCATAGTCATAGGCTGGGAAACGATAGCATGAATGGTCCGACCCGTTATTTCAGTCACGCACACACACCGCCCCGTGGGAGTCATCAAACCAACCATTCATTCACAGTAATCAATGCTACCAGGCGCTGGAACCTATACTGCAtactgcagcatagagtctgtgAGTCTTGTGATCTACAACAGCTAGAATATGAACAACACTTTAtattacactgtaaattgtaccatgaCTTATAAGGAGCGATTTGTGCTTTATAACTATGTCATAAAGAGTTTTCGTactttgaacatcttaatgttaaatttctatttttgatactcctagataaaccctgtaaCCGTTAAATCAAACATCATCTGTtcctatataacgttatgcactTGTACAAAAAAGCTAGAAGATGTTGatcatcctgttagcttagcacCTTCAAATGGTTATATGTATCTTGTTTTTTCGTATTTGTTgttgcatatgtctgttatcaaTGAccgtacctagcccgtcgaggcatgaatacAACAAAGGTTTTTCATTCACAGTGATCAATACTGCCAGGCGCTGGGACGTGCTTAATGGATCAATACAAACGGAGTCGCTGTTTCTTTGTAACGAGCATTTTCCAAGACTATCCCTGTCATCTTTTCCGCTTTTtatttgagagagagagaactggtttatttaaaatacaatttaaaataCAAGATAGTAGTCcgaagactaaattgcctcgtacacaAGAGTCTAATGCAATCTCCTGCAATAATTAAGTGCATTATTCTGATGATAATCATCAGAATTCCCAATTAATTGACTATGCAGTCTGTACTCACTCTACGAAAATACCTGTTAAGAAAGattaaaatgtaacatttaaagTCTAATGTAATCTATTTAAGAGATCACCACAATATGGCAACGTAGTATTCTTAAAACTTGGCGTTCGACACTTAAACTGACTGAAGTTGTCTGCATTTCTGATGTCACTACCATGTGCCTCAGAGGGGCGTGGCGGTAGCCAGTTGAATACCTTAGATTGAAGGGATTTGGCAAACTTCAGACAGTATTTTAGTCAGTTGAATACTAGGTACTTtaacaaatctttattgacacgacaaaagtacagccaCTTTCGTAAGGTTTACATgcataacaactacttacagtacaactaaacagacatatatggatatctataggtataaATAAGTCAAGATATTGGGTCTACTATTCCATTTACAccattggttctacggtataagcattcgtggatataaATTTATTTGCCTTCTTGTACACAGttaggattatcgcctcccagaatgtagttgagtttatctatcgaacagagagtagcaaattccttagagcaagcggaaagtaatgtgactAAAGACAACATCCCCACCCTACCCACAGACATGGATGTGTGCGCAGACTCCCCCTGTGAGCAGCAGTGCACCAACAACTTCGGGCGTGTCCTCTGCACCTGTTACCCCGGATACCAGCTGGACAAGCAGCGCTACCTAGCGGGAAAGAAACCATACTGCATCGGTACGACGCCATACTTAGTAATCTCTAGTAGTAGTTGTTAGAAGGCTTAAGGTCttattgatgtattactccaagTGGGTAAAAGAgttccgagccaaaaactgaacggcaggtttcgaacccaggacctcttgggtcTTATAGCCTTGGCCGGGCAGCCCGCACTTCACACGAACATGGTAAAGGACTGTTATGTGCTGAAGTGATTAGGTTTGTGGGGCATTGAAAGTTCCGTGTGCCGgcagaggttaggttttgaCCAAGGGTTTTGAcacaacaagatacaatacaaaatagaaagcccgataaaaacggctaaaaatcgttaaaaaaacgccgcagcctaacctctgcttggccaAGGGTTTTGAcacaacaagatacaatacaaaatagaaagcccgataaaaacggctAAAAATCGTTAAAAAACgccgcagcctaacctctgcttggagagtaacaccTTCCCTCCATGTGCAGACCTGAACGAGTGCGAGTTTGAGAACGGCGGCTGCAGCCAGCTGTGCGTCAACACGGAGGGGAGTTACAGGTGTGCGTGTAAGCAGGACTACCGGCTCGCCAACGACAGCAAGACATGCGTTCAAACAggtaacggtagttcacctttatccgcatgataacctatatccggcGAGTTTGAGAACGGCGGGTGTAGCCAACTGTGCGTGAACACGGAGGGGAGTTACCGGTGTGCGTGTAAACAGGACTACCGGCTCGGAAACGACAGCAAGACATGCGTTCAAACAGGTAACAGGTAACCTTTATTCGCatgataacctatatccggtgAGTCTGAGAACGGCGGGTGCAGCCAACTGTGCGTGAACACGGAGGGGAGTTACCGGTGTGCGTGTAAACAGGACTACCGGCTCACCAACGACAGCAAGACATGTGTTCAAacaggtaacctttatccgtatgataacctatatccggcGAGTTTGAGAACGGCGGCTGCAGCCAGCTGTGCGTCAACACGGAGGGGAGTTACCGGTGTGCGTGTAAGCAGGACTTCCCGCTCGCCAACGACAGCAAGACATGTGTTCAAACAg comes from Branchiostoma floridae strain S238N-H82 chromosome 2, Bfl_VNyyK, whole genome shotgun sequence and encodes:
- the LOC118432641 gene encoding collagen and calcium-binding EGF domain-containing protein 1-like; its protein translation is MRSAGRLFRSWDASLVIFLATWLLPSAHVQSMSYFDEETFDSDPDHLRCPEDKIITEVYPCADRDGNKVAKCFRRRCCPGYHYVLGRCVSEDMDVCADSPCEQQCTNNFGRVLCTCYPGYQLDKQRYLAGKKPYCIDLNECEFENGGCSQLCVNTEGSYRCACKQDYRLANDSKTCVQTGNGSSPLSA